The following proteins come from a genomic window of Sphingosinicella flava:
- the rpoB gene encoding DNA-directed RNA polymerase subunit beta — translation MATKAAPAAETRVSASKRIRKIFGNIHEVSEMPNLIEVQRDSYEQFLRSRPQDGYVSGLEKTLRSVFPIRDFAGTAELDFVHYELEEPKYDTDECRQRGMTYAAPMRVTLRLIVFEVDPDTETRSVLDIKEQDVYMGDMPLMTKNGTFIVNGTERVIVSQMHRSPGVLFDHDRGKTHASGKYLFAARVIPYRGSWLDFEFDAKDIVNVRIDRKRKLPVTALLHALGLTSEEILNTFYNRVTFVRGKDGWQIPFVAEQWRGQKPAFDIVNAETGEVVFPAGQKITPRAANKAGKDGLTSLVIPTEEIFGRYSAYDLINEKTGEIYIEAGDEVSPENLEKLDKAGIDRLELLDIDHTNTGAWMRNTLKADKSEDRDSALSDIYRVMRPGEPPTKETAEALFAGLFFDPERYDLSAVGRVKLNMRLGLDAEDTITTLRTEDIVAVVKELVNLKDGKGEIDDIDNLGNRRVRSVGELLENQYRVGLLRMERAVKERMSSVDVSTVMPNDLINAKPAVAAVREFFGSSQLSQFMDQTNPLSEVTHKRRVSALGPGGLTRERAGFEVRDVHVTHYGRICPIETPEGPNIGLINSLASFSRVNKYGFIETPYRKVIDNKVTNEVVYLSAMEEAKHTIAQANADLDAEGRFTEDLVSARQAGEFLMVPRDHITLMDVSPKQLVSVAASLIPFLENDDANRALMGSNMQRQAVPLVRAEAPFVGTGMEETVARDSGAAIAAKRGGIVDQVDASRIVIRATGEVEAGKSGVDIYTLMKFQRSNQSTCINQRPLVKVGDVVNAGDVIADGPSTELGELALGRNVLVAFMPWNGYNYEDSILISERIVKDDVFTSIHIEEFEVMARDTKLGPEDITRDIPNVGEEALRNLDEAGIVYIGAEVEPGDILVGKITPKGESPMTPEEKLLRAIFGEKASDVRDTSLRLPPGVAGTIVDVRVFNRHGIDIDDRTRAIQAEEKDRLRKDAEDERSILRRATYSRLKDMLLGQTAAAAPKGIKKGSAIDQDLLDSVERHEWWKFAVADDKVQGDLEAVRTQFDEAEGVIKRRLEDRIEKLERGDELPPGVLKMVKVFVAVKRKLQPGDKMAGRHGNKGVISRILPIEDMPFLEDGTHADIVLNPLGVPSRMNVGQIFETHLGWAARGLGRQIAGMLEDIHHKGKDIASGDVTAVRAKLKDIYGDHYHAEIDARDEDEVMELASNLVNGVPMGTPVFDGAKEADVSAMLAKAGLDESGQVTLYDGRTGEAFDRKVTVGYIYMLKLHHLVDDKIHARSIGPYSLVTQQPLGGKAQFGGQRFGEMEVWALQAYGAAYTLQEMLTVKSDDVIGRTKVYEAIVKGDDTFEAGIPESFNVLVKEMRSLGLNVELNSLADDDDLAEAAE, via the coding sequence ATGGCGACCAAGGCAGCACCGGCGGCGGAGACTCGGGTTTCCGCGTCCAAGCGGATCCGCAAGATCTTCGGCAATATCCACGAAGTCAGCGAAATGCCGAACCTCATCGAGGTTCAGCGCGACAGCTACGAACAATTCCTCCGCTCGCGGCCGCAGGACGGCTATGTGTCGGGCCTGGAAAAGACGCTGCGCTCGGTCTTCCCGATCCGCGACTTCGCCGGCACCGCCGAGCTGGATTTCGTTCATTACGAGCTTGAAGAGCCGAAATACGACACTGACGAGTGCCGCCAGCGCGGCATGACCTATGCCGCCCCGATGCGCGTCACCCTGCGCCTCATCGTGTTCGAGGTGGATCCGGATACGGAAACCCGCTCCGTCCTCGATATCAAGGAGCAGGACGTCTATATGGGCGACATGCCGCTGATGACGAAGAACGGCACGTTCATCGTCAACGGCACGGAGCGCGTCATCGTCAGCCAGATGCACCGTTCGCCGGGTGTCCTGTTCGATCATGACCGCGGCAAGACCCACGCTTCGGGCAAATATCTCTTTGCCGCGCGCGTCATCCCCTATCGCGGCTCCTGGCTCGATTTCGAATTCGACGCCAAGGACATCGTCAACGTCCGCATCGACCGCAAGCGCAAGCTGCCGGTAACGGCGCTGCTGCACGCCCTTGGCCTCACCAGCGAGGAAATCCTCAACACATTCTACAACCGCGTCACGTTCGTGCGCGGCAAGGACGGCTGGCAGATTCCGTTCGTGGCCGAGCAATGGCGCGGCCAGAAGCCCGCTTTCGACATCGTCAACGCCGAAACCGGCGAGGTGGTGTTCCCGGCGGGCCAGAAAATCACGCCGCGCGCCGCCAACAAGGCCGGCAAGGACGGGCTCACCAGCCTCGTCATCCCGACCGAAGAGATTTTCGGTCGCTATTCGGCCTATGACCTCATCAACGAGAAGACCGGCGAGATCTATATCGAGGCCGGCGACGAGGTTTCTCCTGAGAACCTCGAGAAGCTCGACAAGGCGGGCATCGACCGTCTCGAGCTGCTCGACATCGATCATACCAATACCGGCGCTTGGATGCGCAACACGCTGAAGGCGGACAAGTCGGAAGACCGCGACAGCGCGCTGTCCGACATCTACCGCGTCATGCGCCCCGGCGAACCGCCGACGAAGGAAACCGCCGAAGCCCTGTTCGCCGGCCTGTTCTTCGATCCGGAGCGCTACGACCTGTCGGCCGTTGGCCGCGTCAAGCTTAACATGCGCCTCGGCCTCGATGCCGAGGACACGATCACCACGCTCCGCACCGAAGACATCGTCGCGGTCGTCAAGGAACTGGTGAACCTGAAGGACGGCAAGGGCGAGATCGACGACATCGACAATCTCGGCAACCGCCGCGTCCGTTCGGTGGGCGAATTGCTCGAGAACCAGTATCGCGTCGGCCTGCTCCGCATGGAGCGCGCGGTGAAGGAGCGCATGTCGTCCGTCGATGTGTCGACCGTCATGCCGAACGACCTCATCAATGCGAAGCCGGCCGTGGCCGCGGTCCGCGAATTCTTCGGCTCCTCGCAGCTGTCGCAGTTCATGGATCAGACCAACCCGCTGTCGGAAGTGACGCACAAGCGCCGCGTGTCGGCGCTCGGGCCGGGCGGCCTCACCCGCGAGCGCGCGGGCTTCGAGGTCCGCGACGTTCACGTCACCCATTATGGCCGTATCTGTCCGATCGAAACGCCGGAAGGCCCGAATATCGGCCTCATCAACTCGCTGGCGAGCTTCAGCCGGGTCAACAAATATGGCTTCATCGAGACGCCGTATCGCAAGGTCATCGACAATAAGGTGACGAACGAAGTCGTCTATCTGTCGGCGATGGAAGAGGCGAAGCACACGATCGCGCAGGCCAACGCCGATCTGGATGCCGAAGGCCGCTTTACTGAGGATCTCGTTTCCGCCCGTCAGGCCGGCGAATTCCTGATGGTCCCGCGCGACCACATCACGCTGATGGACGTCAGCCCCAAGCAGCTCGTCTCGGTCGCCGCGTCGCTCATCCCGTTCCTCGAGAATGACGACGCCAACCGCGCGCTCATGGGATCGAACATGCAGCGTCAGGCCGTGCCGCTCGTCCGCGCCGAGGCGCCGTTCGTCGGCACCGGCATGGAAGAGACGGTTGCGCGCGACTCGGGTGCCGCGATCGCCGCCAAGCGCGGCGGCATCGTCGACCAGGTCGACGCGTCGCGCATCGTGATCCGCGCCACGGGCGAAGTCGAAGCCGGCAAGTCGGGTGTCGACATCTACACGCTCATGAAGTTCCAGCGTTCGAACCAGTCGACCTGCATCAACCAGCGTCCGCTGGTGAAGGTGGGCGACGTGGTGAATGCGGGCGACGTCATTGCCGACGGCCCCTCGACGGAGCTTGGCGAGCTCGCCCTCGGCCGCAACGTGCTCGTCGCGTTCATGCCGTGGAACGGCTACAATTATGAGGACTCGATCCTCATTTCCGAACGCATCGTGAAGGACGACGTCTTCACCTCGATCCACATCGAGGAATTCGAAGTGATGGCGCGCGACACGAAGCTCGGGCCGGAAGACATCACCCGCGACATTCCGAACGTCGGCGAGGAAGCGCTCCGCAACCTCGACGAGGCGGGCATCGTCTATATCGGCGCCGAAGTGGAGCCAGGCGACATTCTGGTCGGCAAGATCACGCCGAAGGGCGAAAGCCCGATGACGCCGGAAGAAAAGCTCCTCCGCGCCATCTTCGGCGAAAAGGCCAGCGACGTGCGCGACACCTCGCTTCGCCTGCCGCCGGGCGTTGCCGGTACGATCGTCGACGTGCGCGTCTTCAACCGTCACGGCATCGACATCGACGACCGCACCCGCGCCATCCAGGCCGAGGAAAAGGATCGTCTGCGCAAGGATGCCGAGGACGAACGCTCGATCCTCCGCCGTGCCACTTATTCGCGCCTGAAGGACATGCTGCTCGGCCAGACGGCCGCCGCGGCGCCGAAGGGCATCAAGAAGGGCAGCGCGATCGACCAGGATCTGCTGGACAGCGTCGAGCGTCACGAATGGTGGAAGTTCGCCGTCGCCGACGACAAGGTTCAGGGCGATCTCGAAGCCGTTCGTACCCAGTTCGACGAAGCCGAAGGCGTCATCAAACGCCGCCTTGAGGACCGCATCGAGAAGCTGGAGCGCGGCGACGAGCTGCCGCCGGGCGTCTTGAAGATGGTCAAGGTCTTCGTTGCGGTGAAGCGCAAGCTGCAGCCGGGCGACAAAATGGCCGGCCGCCACGGCAACAAGGGCGTCATCTCGCGCATCCTGCCGATCGAGGACATGCCGTTCCTCGAAGACGGAACGCATGCCGACATCGTCCTCAATCCGCTCGGCGTGCCGTCGCGTATGAACGTCGGCCAGATCTTCGAAACGCACCTCGGCTGGGCCGCGCGCGGCCTTGGCCGCCAGATTGCGGGCATGCTCGAGGACATCCATCACAAGGGCAAGGACATTGCGTCCGGCGACGTGACGGCGGTTCGTGCCAAGCTGAAGGACATCTACGGCGATCATTATCACGCCGAGATCGACGCCCGCGACGAGGACGAGGTGATGGAACTCGCGTCGAACCTCGTGAACGGCGTTCCGATGGGCACGCCGGTGTTCGACGGCGCCAAGGAAGCGGACGTCTCGGCGATGCTCGCCAAGGCGGGCCTCGACGAAAGCGGCCAGGTGACGCTTTACGACGGCCGTACCGGCGAAGCGTTCGACCGCAAGGTGACCGTGGGCTATATCTACATGCTGAAGCTCCACCACCTTGTCGACGACAAGATCCACGCCCGTTCGATCGGCCCGTACAGCCTCGTCACCCAGCAGCCGCTGGGCGGCAAGGCGCAGTTCGGCGGACAGCGTTTCGGCGAAATGGAAGTGTGGGCGCTCCAGGCTTACGGCGCCGCCTATACGCTCCAGGAAATGCTGACCGTGAAGTCGGACGACGTGATCGGCCGTACCAAGGTCTACGAAGCAATCGTCAAGGGCGACGACACGTTCGAAGCCGGTATTCCGGAGAGCTTCAACGTGCTCGTCAAGGAAATGCGCTCGCTGGGCCTCAACGTGGAGCTCAACAGCCTCGCGGACGATGACGATCTGGCCGAGGCGGCGGAATAA
- a CDS encoding DUF4396 domain-containing protein: MAAESRSNLMAHAAALPDFHWHCRHTWRRASVNTAWCLTGCAAGDFGTIAFFQLTGIAWPTMAIMILATLNGILASIALETAILSRQMALRTAFKTAIGMSLISMIAMEAAMNGVDWLLTGGAMLTWWVLPIMLLAGFLAPLPYNYWRLKALGRACH, translated from the coding sequence ATGGCCGCCGAATCAAGGAGCAACCTCATGGCCCATGCCGCCGCCCTGCCCGATTTCCATTGGCATTGCCGTCACACATGGCGCCGCGCCTCGGTCAACACCGCCTGGTGTCTGACCGGCTGCGCGGCCGGCGACTTCGGAACCATCGCCTTCTTCCAGCTGACCGGCATCGCCTGGCCGACCATGGCGATCATGATCCTCGCGACGCTGAACGGCATCCTCGCGTCGATCGCGCTCGAAACCGCCATCCTGTCGCGCCAGATGGCGTTGCGCACCGCCTTCAAGACCGCGATCGGCATGTCGCTCATCTCGATGATCGCGATGGAAGCGGCGATGAACGGCGTCGACTGGCTCTTGACCGGCGGCGCGATGCTCACCTGGTGGGTCTTGCCGATCATGCTGCTGGCCGGATTCCTTGCCCCGCTTCCCTATAATTACTGGCGCCTCAAGGCCCTGGGCCGCGCCTGTCACTGA
- a CDS encoding MerR family DNA-binding protein encodes MTIGQAAQAAGLPVKTVRYYADIGLVVPEGRAASGYRIYGTVEVGRLAFVRRARAFGFSVEECGELLGLYQDPGRASAEVKRLALTHLRTIDARLGELQRLRDELQLLADACAGDAGADCPILGAIAAG; translated from the coding sequence ATGACGATCGGACAGGCGGCCCAGGCGGCGGGATTGCCAGTAAAGACGGTGCGCTATTATGCCGATATCGGCCTGGTCGTGCCGGAGGGGCGCGCGGCGTCCGGCTATCGCATCTACGGCACGGTGGAAGTCGGGCGTCTCGCCTTCGTGCGGCGGGCGCGCGCCTTCGGTTTTTCGGTGGAGGAATGCGGGGAGCTGCTCGGCCTCTACCAGGATCCGGGGCGAGCCAGCGCGGAGGTGAAGCGGCTGGCCCTCACCCATTTGCGGACGATCGACGCGCGCCTCGGCGAATTGCAGCGCCTCCGCGACGAGCTTCAGCTGCTCGCCGATGCATGTGCGGGCGATGCGGGTGCCGATTGTCCGATATTGGGCGCCATCGCCGCAGGTTGA
- a CDS encoding leucine-rich repeat domain-containing protein codes for MRSASPFAGGGRHYTLAEQLRGIDEWEQAGWNHKFVQRPDEIASCAEVAGLSRSKTSYRGIGECRTIRYLVARSVDQPFLEEICTLKQLERLDLNGPVTAANIDCLGNLTRLRHLRIDSARNVTDFSPLLLMPALKRLFIENAKHISTLAWLNDAHQLEALGVEGSMWIPLTLHSLKPIAGLRSLQGLFLTSVRLQDKDLSSLATLSRLKLLQCARFAPQAEFERLHQAKPDLECTWFDTRNWK; via the coding sequence ATGAGAAGTGCATCGCCATTTGCCGGAGGCGGCAGACACTATACACTTGCCGAACAGCTTCGCGGGATCGATGAATGGGAGCAAGCGGGCTGGAACCATAAATTCGTGCAGCGGCCGGATGAGATAGCCTCTTGCGCCGAGGTCGCCGGCCTGTCGCGAAGCAAAACCTCCTATCGCGGAATCGGTGAGTGCCGGACCATCCGCTACCTCGTCGCCCGGTCGGTGGATCAGCCGTTCCTCGAGGAAATCTGCACCCTGAAACAACTGGAGCGTCTGGATCTCAACGGTCCGGTTACAGCAGCGAACATTGACTGCTTAGGCAATCTGACACGCCTGCGGCACCTAAGAATTGATAGTGCGCGTAACGTCACGGATTTCAGCCCCCTGCTTCTTATGCCGGCCTTGAAGCGTTTGTTCATCGAGAATGCGAAGCATATCTCAACTTTGGCCTGGCTCAATGATGCCCATCAACTTGAAGCCTTGGGCGTGGAGGGCAGCATGTGGATCCCGCTGACGCTACACAGTTTGAAACCAATTGCCGGCCTCAGATCCCTGCAAGGCCTCTTCCTCACCTCCGTCCGGCTTCAGGATAAAGACCTTTCTTCACTGGCAACCCTCTCAAGGCTCAAATTATTGCAGTGTGCGCGTTTCGCACCCCAAGCGGAATTCGAGCGGCTCCATCAGGCCAAACCCGATCTCGAATGCACCTGGTTCGACACGCGAAATTGGAAATAA
- the rplL gene encoding 50S ribosomal protein L7/L12 gives MADINALVDQLSELTVLEAADLAKALEEKWGVSAAAAVAVAGPAGGGAAAPAAEEKTEFDVILTGDGGKKINVIKEVRAITGLGLGEAKALVEGAPKPIKEGVNKDEAEKIKKQIEEAGGTVELK, from the coding sequence ATGGCAGACATCAATGCTCTCGTTGATCAGCTTTCCGAGCTGACCGTCCTCGAAGCCGCCGACCTCGCGAAGGCGCTGGAAGAAAAGTGGGGCGTTTCGGCCGCCGCGGCTGTCGCGGTTGCTGGCCCGGCTGGCGGCGGCGCCGCTGCTCCGGCCGCTGAAGAGAAGACCGAATTCGACGTGATCCTCACCGGCGACGGCGGCAAGAAGATCAACGTCATCAAGGAAGTCCGCGCGATCACCGGCCTCGGCCTCGGCGAAGCCAAGGCGCTCGTCGAAGGCGCTCCGAAGCCGATCAAGGAAGGCGTGAACAAGGACGAAGCCGAAAAGATCAAGAAGCAGATCGAGGAAGCAGGCGGCACCGTCGAGCTCAAGTGA
- the rplJ gene encoding 50S ribosomal protein L10, translated as MDRAQKAEQVAQLKQTFNESAVVVITRNLGLTVAQSTTLRNRMREAGASFKVSKNTLALIAVEGTTYAPISDMLTGPTALATSTDPVAAAKVVVDFAKTTDRFEIVGGAMGDTLLDVNGVKALAELPSLDELRATIIGLIQAPATKIARTINEPGAQLARVFGAFAAKADA; from the coding sequence ATGGATCGCGCTCAAAAAGCCGAGCAGGTCGCACAGCTGAAGCAGACGTTCAACGAGAGCGCGGTCGTGGTCATCACCCGCAATCTCGGCCTGACGGTGGCGCAATCGACCACCCTCAGGAACCGGATGCGTGAAGCCGGCGCCAGCTTTAAGGTGTCCAAGAATACGCTCGCTCTGATTGCCGTAGAGGGCACGACCTACGCACCCATCAGCGACATGCTGACGGGTCCGACGGCGCTCGCCACCTCCACCGATCCCGTCGCGGCCGCCAAGGTGGTCGTCGACTTCGCGAAGACGACCGACAGGTTCGAAATCGTGGGCGGTGCGATGGGCGATACGCTCCTCGATGTCAACGGAGTGAAGGCGCTCGCCGAGCTTCCGTCTCTCGATGAACTGCGTGCAACGATCATCGGCCTCATCCAGGCGCCGGCGACCAAGATTGCGCGGACCATCAACGAGCCGGGCGCACAGCTTGCGCGTGTCTTCGGCGCTTTCGCCGCCAAGGCAGACGCCTGA